Proteins encoded within one genomic window of Mya arenaria isolate MELC-2E11 chromosome 13, ASM2691426v1:
- the LOC128214228 gene encoding uncharacterized protein LOC128214228: MYYSALFVFFGNFISMSMECPILCSMCDISEQCIECTTGHWGTRLNCVHPCPATCNGACHDHDGSCSKCKPGFCGNFCQLSCEPNCDGENCQLISGECVCQTKSHVTGAERTTGKTNERCPLGNYGPFCDKKCSVGCVNGNCRMTDGGCVHGCVNGYQATEIGCISALSDNDSDGSGSLSTADKVAISVSCSVMACCVVVVIVAIVCYRRSRIQQCDTKNVKGQRTVTQPHSGISTGSCRSAIALPSIPPREPSTRYVRTDGPVPKPADVCTIPCSQRGAYDYVAGPVNLYEEPVGISHSRRRELAEDAEVAIMCCARDIPSEPGMQVSNQKVQFITDETVDYIHCVADNDETIYNEILF, encoded by the exons ATGTATTATTCtgctttatttgtgttttttggAAACTTTATATCAATGTCAATGGAGTGCCcaattttgtgttctatgtgtGACATCTCCGAACAGTGCATTGAATGTACAACAGGTCATTGGGGTACAAGACTAAATTGCGTACATCCTTGTCCAGCCACATGCAACGGTGCTTGCCACGACCACGACGGGTCCTGCTCGAAGTGTAAGCCCGGGTTTTGCGGAAATTTTTGTCAACTGTCATGTGAGCCAAACTGTGATGGAGAAAATTGTCAGTTGATTAGTGGGGAATGTGTTTGTCAAACAAAGTCTCACGTGACAGGAGCTGAAAGGACTACAGGAAAGACGAATGAACGATGTCCGCTAGGAAACTATGGACCATTCTGTGACAAGAAGTGTTCTGTTGGATGTGTAAACGGAAATTGTAGAATGACAGATGGCGGATGTGTCCATGGCTGTGTAAATGGGTACCAAGCGACAGAAATAGGATGTATATCTGCTTTATCGGATAATG ATTCGGATGGATCCGGAAGTTTATCAACCGCAGACAAAGTAGCCATTTCTGTATCATGTTCAGTCATGGCTTGCTGCGTTGTGGTAGTAATAGTCGCCATTGTGTGTTACAGAAGAAGCAG AATACAACAGTGTGATACAAAAAACGTGAAAGGGCAAAGGACTGTGACTCAGCCACACTCTGGTATATCGACCGGAAGTTGTCGGAGTGCGATTGCTCTCCCGAGTATCCCGCCCAGGGAGCCTTCTACGAGGTACGTCAGAACAGACGGCCCCGTTCCAAAGCCAGCAGATGTATGCACGATCCCATGCTCACAAAGAG GAGCTTATGACTATGTCGCTGGTCCAGTTAACCTGTACGAAGAACCTGTTGGAATATCGCATTCGCGAAGGCGGGAATTGGCAGAAGATGCTGAAGTGGCAATAATGTGCTGTGCGCGTGATATTCCGTCGGAACCGGGAATGCAAGTTTCAAACCAAAAAGTTCAGTTCATTACAGACGAAACTGTCGATTACATCCATTGTGTCGCAGACAATGACGAAACTATTTATAACGAAATTCTcttttag